A region of Saccharococcus thermophilus DNA encodes the following proteins:
- the menC gene encoding o-succinylbenzoate synthase — protein MGINVKYVVLRHLQMELKSPFTTSFGTFRNKEFILVEAIDEDGVSGWGESVAFSSPWYNEETVKTNWHMLEDFLLPLLFQTSLEHPDELGQRFSVIRKNQMAKAAIEGAVWDLFAKKQQLPLHKALGGTKSSIEVGVSIGIQKNVDDLLRVIERYVQEGYRRIKIKIKPGWDVDIIREVRRRFPDVPLMADANSAYSLQDIDRLRALDEFQLMMIEQPLAADDIVDHATLQRHINTPICLDESIHSIEDVRKAIQLGSCQIVNIKIGRVGGLTEAKRIHDLCQANGIPVWCGGMLEAGVGRAHNIAITTLENFAMPGDTAASSHYWEKDIIVPEVVVHNGTIVVPEAPGIGYEVDRRQVDRYTVFAKTYRAQ, from the coding sequence ATGGGGATCAATGTAAAATATGTTGTATTACGCCATTTGCAGATGGAGCTGAAATCACCGTTTACGACAAGTTTTGGAACGTTTCGAAACAAAGAATTTATTTTAGTAGAGGCAATCGACGAAGATGGAGTGTCTGGATGGGGCGAATCGGTTGCCTTTTCGTCCCCTTGGTATAATGAGGAAACGGTAAAAACGAATTGGCATATGTTAGAGGACTTTTTATTACCACTATTGTTTCAAACTTCTTTGGAGCATCCTGACGAGCTGGGACAACGGTTTTCCGTCATTCGCAAAAACCAAATGGCAAAAGCAGCCATCGAAGGAGCGGTATGGGATTTATTTGCCAAAAAACAGCAGTTGCCGTTACATAAAGCTCTCGGCGGAACAAAAAGCAGCATTGAAGTCGGAGTAAGCATCGGTATTCAAAAGAATGTGGATGATTTATTACGGGTTATCGAACGATACGTACAGGAAGGATATCGCCGCATTAAAATTAAAATTAAGCCTGGATGGGATGTCGATATCATTCGCGAAGTCCGCCGCCGCTTTCCTGATGTTCCGCTGATGGCGGATGCGAATTCGGCCTATTCTTTGCAAGACATCGACCGTTTAAGAGCGCTGGACGAGTTTCAGCTGATGATGATCGAACAGCCGCTTGCCGCCGATGATATTGTTGACCATGCGACATTGCAGCGCCATATTAATACCCCTATTTGCTTAGACGAAAGCATTCATTCGATAGAAGACGTTCGAAAAGCGATTCAGCTTGGCAGCTGCCAAATTGTAAACATAAAAATTGGACGGGTCGGCGGTTTGACCGAGGCAAAGCGGATTCACGACCTTTGTCAGGCAAACGGCATTCCCGTCTGGTGCGGCGGCATGCTTGAAGCGGGGGTCGGCCGGGCGCATAATATCGCGATAACGACGTTAGAAAATTTCGCGATGCCGGGGGATACCGCTGCTTCTTCCCACTATTGGGAAAAAGACATTATTGTTCCGGAAGTGGTTGTGCATAACGGAACCATTGTGGTACCAGAGGCGCCTGGAATCGGCTATGAAGTCGATCGTCGGCAAGTGGACCGTTATACTGTGTTTGCGAAAACGTACCGTGCGCAATAA
- a CDS encoding M20 peptidase aminoacylase family protein gives MRNIINEMKSEILEIFDYLHRHPEISWEEWKTTQFIKQQLLKEGYRVQTFADCPGVVGEIGSGALTVGLRSDMDALWQEVNGVWQANHACGHDAHMTMVLGVAKLFHRIGYKPPGKLKLLFQPAEEKGAGALKFVEKGVVDDIEFLYGVHLRPIQEVKSGYAAPAILHGAAQCIEGRIRGVAAHAARPHLGVNVIEVGSAIVQELSKIHIDPQVPASIKMTKFHAGEKSANVIPDYAEFTLDLRAQTNEAMDQLVEGLNHVVKGIAAIYDAEIELSANARIVAANPDPQAQQFMEHAIIDTLGKDKCLPPVVTSGGEDFHFYSFKKPALKTTMLGLGCDLKPGLHHPQMTFRREDLLVGIEILAKTIMETFEHFPLQGEAEGEYLAAKN, from the coding sequence ATGAGGAATATCATCAACGAAATGAAGTCGGAAATATTAGAAATTTTTGACTACCTCCATCGCCATCCGGAAATTAGCTGGGAAGAGTGGAAAACGACACAGTTTATTAAGCAGCAGTTGCTAAAAGAAGGGTACCGCGTTCAAACGTTTGCGGATTGTCCTGGTGTGGTTGGGGAAATCGGAAGTGGAGCGTTGACGGTTGGACTGCGCAGCGATATGGATGCTCTTTGGCAGGAAGTGAACGGTGTCTGGCAGGCAAATCATGCGTGCGGACATGATGCCCACATGACAATGGTGCTAGGGGTGGCAAAGCTGTTTCACCGCATTGGCTATAAGCCGCCTGGGAAGTTAAAGCTTCTTTTCCAGCCAGCAGAAGAAAAAGGGGCAGGAGCGTTAAAATTTGTAGAAAAAGGCGTAGTCGATGACATTGAGTTTCTATATGGCGTCCATTTGCGGCCAATTCAAGAAGTGAAAAGCGGTTATGCGGCACCGGCCATTTTGCATGGGGCAGCGCAATGCATTGAAGGGCGGATTAGAGGAGTGGCGGCGCATGCGGCAAGGCCGCATCTTGGCGTGAACGTCATTGAAGTGGGGAGCGCGATTGTACAAGAACTAAGCAAAATTCATATCGATCCGCAAGTTCCGGCGTCCATTAAAATGACGAAGTTTCATGCCGGGGAAAAGAGTGCGAACGTCATACCGGATTACGCCGAGTTTACCCTTGATTTACGCGCGCAGACAAACGAAGCGATGGATCAGTTAGTGGAAGGATTGAATCACGTTGTGAAAGGGATTGCCGCTATCTATGACGCTGAGATCGAGCTGAGTGCCAATGCTCGCATTGTCGCCGCCAATCCTGATCCGCAGGCACAGCAATTCATGGAGCATGCGATTATCGACACGTTAGGAAAAGACAAATGCCTGCCTCCGGTCGTGACGTCAGGAGGAGAAGATTTTCACTTTTATTCCTTTAAAAAACCAGCGCTAAAAACGACGATGTTGGGGCTTGGCTGCGATTTAAAACCGGGATTGCACCATCCGCAAATGACATTCCGGCGCGAGGATTTATTAGTAGGCATTGAAATATTGGCAAAAACCATTATGGAAACATTTGAACATTTCCCGTTGCAAGGAGAGGCAGAAGGTGAATATCTCGCTGCGAAAAATTGA
- a CDS encoding threonine/serine exporter family protein, translated as MIVQQLLLSFIASALFGMIFNIPKKLLINSGFVGMVGWTVYFFLAEHHLNNVMATFVAAFFVAMLSNLFARLYKTPATIFSVSGIIPLVPGGTAFEAMRHVVLNDYNAAISLAAKAFMISGAIAMGLIFSEVFNQLIKRWRS; from the coding sequence ATGATTGTTCAGCAATTATTGCTCAGTTTTATTGCTTCGGCTTTGTTTGGGATGATTTTTAACATTCCAAAAAAATTACTAATCAATAGCGGGTTTGTCGGAATGGTCGGCTGGACGGTCTATTTTTTCTTGGCAGAACACCATTTAAACAACGTGATGGCGACGTTTGTTGCCGCTTTTTTCGTGGCCATGCTCAGCAATTTGTTCGCGCGGCTTTATAAGACGCCAGCTACCATTTTCAGCGTTTCCGGGATCATTCCGCTCGTGCCGGGAGGAACGGCGTTTGAAGCGATGCGCCATGTCGTTCTCAATGACTACAATGCGGCGATATCGCTTGCGGCCAAAGCGTTTATGATTTCTGGAGCGATTGCAATGGGATTGATTTTTTCCGAAGTCTTCAATCAGCTGATCAAACGGTGGCGGTCATGA
- a CDS encoding threonine/serine exporter family protein, with the protein MPTYSDRTNDIVDVCLLAGKIILESGGETYRVEDTMMRIAASFGIPRSHSYVTPTGIIFSIDKKNSTQFIRISERSTDLQKVAMVNSISRRISKGELTLEEAYEQLKEVEAQKFAYPLWLQVIASAIGSGCFAVMLGGWNNFLPSLLSGGAGFYCFEMVHRLVKIRFFAEFFASFVAGGLALLMMMAGLGTDLGKMMIGSVMPLVPGLAITNAVRDLMAGHLIAGLSRGAEAFLTAFAIGTGIALILSIR; encoded by the coding sequence ATGCCAACTTATTCAGACCGGACGAATGATATTGTCGATGTTTGCCTGTTGGCGGGAAAAATTATACTCGAAAGCGGTGGGGAAACATATCGTGTGGAAGATACGATGATGCGCATTGCCGCTTCCTTTGGCATTCCCCGTTCGCATAGCTATGTGACGCCGACAGGGATTATTTTTTCGATTGATAAAAAGAATTCGACGCAGTTTATCCGCATTTCCGAGCGCTCGACCGATTTGCAGAAAGTAGCAATGGTGAACAGCATTTCTCGCCGGATTAGCAAAGGAGAGTTGACGCTCGAAGAAGCGTATGAACAGTTAAAAGAAGTAGAAGCGCAAAAATTCGCCTACCCTCTTTGGCTGCAAGTAATCGCCTCGGCGATAGGGAGCGGTTGTTTTGCTGTTATGCTTGGTGGATGGAATAACTTTCTTCCTTCGCTTCTTTCCGGAGGAGCGGGATTTTATTGCTTTGAAATGGTTCATCGCCTTGTGAAAATTCGCTTTTTCGCCGAGTTTTTCGCTTCGTTTGTCGCCGGTGGATTGGCGCTGCTAATGATGATGGCGGGGTTAGGAACGGATTTAGGAAAAATGATGATCGGGTCGGTGATGCCGCTCGTGCCCGGATTGGCGATTACGAATGCGGTGCGCGACTTAATGGCGGGGCATCTTATTGCAGGGCTGTCCCGGGGGGCAGAGGCGTTTTTGACGGCGTTTGCCATCGGAACGGGTATTGCTCTTATTTTATCGATTCGTTAA